One genomic segment of Streptomyces sp. RerS4 includes these proteins:
- the dxs gene encoding 1-deoxy-D-xylulose-5-phosphate synthase, which yields MLLTRIKGPRDLDRLSQDELNQLAAEIRSFLVDAVSKTGGHLGPNLGVVELTIALHRVFESPKDKVLFDTGHQAYVHKLLTGRQDFGNLRSKGGLSGYPSRAESDHDVIENSHASTVLGWADGLAKANEVLGREDHHVAAVIGDGALTGGMAWEALNNIAAAKDRPLVIVVNDNERSYGPTIGGLANHLATLRTTDGYERFLARGKELLERTPVVGKPLFETLHGAKKGLKDFIAPQGMFEDLGLKYIGPIDGHDIEALESALQRAKRFSGPVIVHCLTQKGRGYTPALEHEADRFHAVGVIHPDTGLPVKTAAASWTSVFADEMVKLGHEREDIVGITAAMLHPVGLHKFAEAFPDRIYDVGIAEQHGATSAAGLATGGVHPVFAVYATFLNRAFDQVLMDVALHKCGVTFVLDRAGVTGDDGASHNGMWDMSILQVVPGLRLAAPRDAEQLRAQLREAVEVKDAPTVVRYSKGVVGPAVPAVGRIGGMDVLRTPAPEVTRPDVLIVSVGALAPMCLEIADLLDKQGISSTVVDPRWVKPVDEALAPLADRHRVVVTVEDNGRTGGVGSAVSQALRDAGVDVPLRDFGIPQRFLDHALRKEIMAEIGLTAPDIARQVTGLVAKLDGRYEDEPAATVD from the coding sequence CTCAACCAGCTCGCCGCAGAGATCAGGTCCTTCCTCGTCGACGCCGTCTCCAAGACCGGCGGGCACCTCGGCCCCAACCTCGGCGTGGTCGAACTGACGATCGCCCTGCACCGGGTCTTCGAATCGCCCAAGGACAAGGTCCTCTTCGACACCGGCCACCAGGCCTATGTCCACAAGCTGCTCACGGGCCGCCAGGACTTCGGCAACCTGCGCTCCAAGGGTGGCCTCTCCGGGTACCCCTCGCGCGCCGAGTCCGACCACGACGTCATCGAGAACTCGCACGCCTCGACCGTCCTGGGCTGGGCCGACGGCCTCGCCAAGGCCAACGAGGTGCTCGGCCGCGAGGACCACCACGTCGCAGCCGTCATCGGCGACGGCGCCCTGACCGGCGGCATGGCCTGGGAGGCGCTGAACAACATCGCCGCCGCCAAGGACCGCCCGCTGGTCATCGTCGTCAACGACAACGAGCGCTCGTACGGCCCCACCATCGGCGGCCTCGCCAACCACCTGGCGACCCTGCGCACCACGGACGGCTACGAGCGCTTCCTGGCCCGCGGCAAGGAGCTCCTGGAGCGCACCCCGGTCGTCGGCAAGCCGCTCTTCGAGACCCTGCACGGCGCCAAGAAGGGCCTGAAGGACTTCATCGCCCCGCAGGGCATGTTCGAGGACCTCGGCCTGAAGTACATCGGCCCCATCGACGGCCACGACATCGAGGCCCTGGAATCCGCCCTGCAGCGCGCCAAGCGCTTCAGCGGCCCGGTCATCGTCCACTGCCTCACCCAGAAGGGCCGCGGCTACACCCCGGCCCTGGAGCACGAGGCGGACCGCTTCCACGCGGTCGGCGTCATCCACCCGGACACCGGCCTGCCGGTGAAGACCGCCGCCGCGAGCTGGACCTCCGTCTTCGCCGACGAGATGGTCAAGCTCGGCCACGAGCGCGAGGACATCGTCGGCATCACCGCCGCCATGCTCCACCCGGTCGGCCTCCACAAGTTCGCCGAGGCCTTCCCGGACCGGATCTACGACGTCGGCATCGCCGAGCAGCACGGCGCCACCTCCGCCGCCGGCCTGGCCACCGGCGGCGTCCACCCGGTCTTCGCCGTCTACGCCACCTTCCTCAACCGCGCCTTCGACCAGGTCCTCATGGACGTGGCCCTGCACAAGTGCGGCGTCACCTTCGTCCTGGACCGCGCCGGCGTCACCGGTGACGACGGCGCCTCCCACAACGGCATGTGGGACATGTCCATCCTCCAGGTCGTGCCCGGCCTGCGCCTGGCCGCCCCGCGCGACGCCGAGCAGCTGCGCGCGCAGCTGCGCGAGGCCGTCGAGGTCAAGGACGCGCCGACCGTCGTGCGCTACTCCAAGGGCGTCGTCGGCCCGGCCGTACCGGCCGTCGGCCGGATCGGCGGCATGGACGTCCTGCGCACCCCGGCGCCCGAAGTCACCCGGCCGGACGTACTCATCGTCTCGGTGGGCGCGCTCGCCCCGATGTGCCTGGAGATCGCCGATCTCCTCGACAAGCAGGGCATCTCCTCGACCGTCGTCGATCCCCGCTGGGTCAAGCCCGTGGACGAGGCCCTGGCCCCGCTCGCGGACCGGCACCGGGTCGTCGTCACCGTCGAGGACAACGGCCGCACCGGCGGCGTCGGTTCCGCCGTCTCGCAGGCCCTGCGCGACGCGGGCGTCGACGTGCCGCTGCGCGACTTCGGCATCCCGCAGCGCTTCCTCGACCACGCGCTGCGCAAGGAGATCATGGCCGAGATCGGTCTGACCGCCCCGGACATCGCCCGGCAGGTCACCGGCCTCGTCGCCAAGCTGGACGGCCGCTACGAGGACGAGCCGGCCGCCACCGTCGACTAG
- a CDS encoding amino acid permease — MSKDLSSPFRTKTVEQSIRDTEEPEHALRKSLSAWDLTVFGVGVIIGTGIFVLTGIAARNNAGPATALAFVAAGIVCALAALCYAEFASTVPVAGSAYTFSYASIGEFPAWIIGWDLVLEFALGTAVVAVGWSGYVRHLMHTNLGWDLPVGLSGPDAGGTFDLLAFLLVLVLTAILVVGTKLSARITAVVVAIKVTVVLLVIIAGLFFIKADNYSPFIPPAEAQPAGNGMHAPLVQLLFGYAPTNFGVMGIFTAASLVFFAFIGFDVVATAAEETKNPQRDMPRGILGSLLICTVLYVAVTLVVTGMQKYTEMSPSAPLAEAFKSVDQPFFAGAISLGASVGLITVCMILLLGQTRVFFAMSRDGLLPRVFSVTHPKYRTPYRATLLLGGIIAVVAGFTSLEKLAELVNIGTLFAFVVVALGVMVLRKSRPDLHRSFRTPWVPVVPIASIAASLWLMLNLPADTWIRFGVWMAIGFAVYFVYGYRNSRLAKTGQDAKF, encoded by the coding sequence GTGAGCAAGGATTTGAGCAGCCCCTTCCGTACCAAGACGGTGGAACAGTCCATCCGGGACACGGAGGAGCCGGAACACGCGCTCCGAAAATCGCTGTCCGCCTGGGACCTCACGGTCTTCGGCGTGGGCGTCATCATCGGCACTGGCATCTTCGTCCTCACGGGCATCGCCGCCCGGAACAACGCCGGTCCCGCCACCGCCCTCGCCTTCGTGGCAGCGGGCATCGTCTGCGCCCTCGCGGCGCTCTGCTACGCCGAGTTCGCGTCCACCGTGCCGGTGGCCGGTTCGGCGTACACCTTCTCGTACGCCTCCATCGGCGAGTTCCCCGCCTGGATCATCGGCTGGGACCTGGTGCTGGAGTTCGCGCTCGGCACCGCCGTCGTGGCGGTCGGCTGGTCCGGCTACGTGCGCCACCTCATGCACACCAACCTCGGCTGGGACCTGCCCGTCGGGCTGTCCGGACCCGATGCCGGAGGCACTTTCGACCTGCTCGCCTTCCTGCTGGTCCTGGTGCTGACCGCGATCCTGGTCGTGGGGACGAAGCTCTCGGCGCGGATCACCGCGGTCGTCGTCGCCATCAAGGTCACCGTGGTGCTGCTCGTGATCATCGCGGGCCTGTTCTTCATCAAGGCCGACAACTACAGCCCGTTCATCCCGCCGGCCGAGGCACAGCCCGCGGGCAACGGCATGCACGCGCCGCTGGTCCAACTGCTGTTCGGCTACGCGCCCACCAACTTCGGCGTCATGGGCATCTTCACCGCGGCCTCCCTCGTCTTCTTCGCCTTCATCGGCTTCGACGTCGTGGCCACGGCGGCCGAGGAGACCAAGAACCCGCAGCGGGACATGCCGCGCGGCATCCTCGGCTCGCTCCTCATCTGCACGGTGCTCTACGTCGCCGTGACGCTGGTCGTCACCGGCATGCAGAAGTACACGGAGATGTCGCCGAGCGCCCCGCTCGCCGAAGCCTTCAAATCCGTGGACCAGCCGTTCTTCGCCGGAGCCATCAGCCTGGGCGCGTCCGTGGGCCTGATCACCGTGTGCATGATCCTGCTGCTCGGGCAGACCCGGGTGTTCTTCGCGATGAGTCGCGACGGACTGCTGCCGCGCGTCTTCTCCGTCACCCACCCGAAGTACCGCACCCCGTACCGGGCGACCCTCCTGCTCGGCGGCATCATCGCCGTCGTCGCCGGTTTCACCAGCCTGGAGAAGCTCGCGGAACTGGTGAACATCGGCACGCTGTTCGCCTTCGTCGTGGTCGCCCTCGGCGTGATGGTCCTGCGCAAGAGCCGCCCCGACCTGCACCGGTCCTTCCGCACCCCGTGGGTGCCGGTGGTCCCGATCGCGTCGATCGCGGCCTCGCTCTGGCTGATGCTCAACCTGCCGGCCGACACCTGGATCCGGTTCGGCGTCTGGATGGCCATCGGCTTCGCCGTCTACTTCGTCTACGGCTACCGCAACAGCCGCCTGGCCAAGACCGGCCAGGACGCGAAGTTCTGA
- a CDS encoding LCP family protein, producing the protein MTSDTTATTTPSEDRAGDDRLGDDPGTARPSGPAGPSRPPHSRARRIRRGLAWTAAGVVLVAAGGGWWAYRHLSGNIDSVDLDQAIGTDNRPAKVVANARNVLVLGSDSRAGANGELDHGDVSGARSDTAMLVHIPEGRARATAVSIPRDTLITRPECRNGAGKTVPEAQRVMFNSVYTLAGPACVVKTVEQMSGIRVDHFVEVDFAGFKGLVDALGGVTVTLDRPMTGTKGGLKLDAGTHRLNGTDSLKFVRTRYGYGDGSDLGRIGLQQQFMLAMLAEIKKQDAFGNPARLYKLADAGTKSLTTDKDLASLAALSDFAQSLKGVDPGTMETIMLPVAYDKVDRNRVVVAQPQASLLWEALRTDQKIPALAKDSPAKG; encoded by the coding sequence ATGACTTCAGACACCACCGCCACGACGACGCCGTCCGAGGACCGGGCGGGCGACGACCGGTTGGGCGACGACCCGGGCACGGCCCGCCCGTCCGGCCCGGCCGGCCCCTCCCGTCCGCCGCATTCGCGCGCCCGGCGGATCCGGCGGGGGCTGGCCTGGACGGCGGCCGGTGTGGTCCTCGTCGCGGCGGGCGGCGGTTGGTGGGCGTACCGCCACCTCAGCGGGAACATCGACAGCGTCGACCTCGACCAGGCCATCGGTACGGACAACCGCCCCGCGAAGGTGGTCGCGAACGCGCGGAACGTCCTGGTGCTGGGCTCCGATTCGCGGGCCGGCGCCAACGGCGAGCTCGACCACGGCGATGTCAGCGGCGCCCGCTCCGACACGGCGATGCTGGTGCACATACCCGAGGGCCGGGCCAGGGCGACCGCGGTGAGCATTCCGCGCGACACCCTGATCACCCGGCCCGAGTGCAGGAACGGCGCTGGCAAGACGGTGCCCGAGGCGCAGCGGGTGATGTTCAACTCCGTGTACACGCTGGCCGGTCCGGCCTGTGTGGTGAAGACCGTGGAGCAGATGTCGGGGATCCGGGTGGACCATTTCGTCGAGGTGGACTTCGCCGGCTTCAAGGGTCTGGTGGACGCGCTCGGCGGGGTCACGGTCACCCTGGACCGGCCGATGACGGGCACGAAGGGAGGCCTGAAGCTGGACGCCGGCACGCACCGGCTGAACGGCACCGACTCGCTGAAGTTCGTCCGTACCCGCTACGGCTACGGGGACGGCAGCGACCTCGGACGCATAGGGCTCCAGCAGCAGTTCATGCTCGCCATGCTGGCCGAGATCAAGAAGCAGGACGCCTTCGGCAACCCGGCCCGGCTGTACAAGCTCGCCGACGCCGGCACCAAGTCGCTGACGACCGACAAGGACCTGGCCTCGCTGGCGGCCCTCTCCGACTTCGCGCAGAGCCTCAAGGGCGTGGACCCGGGGACCATGGAGACCATCATGCTGCCGGTGGCCTACGACAAGGTCGACCGCAACCGCGTGGTCGTCGCCCAGCCGCAGGCCTCCCTGTTGTGGGAGGCGCTGCGGACCGACCAGAAGATCCCGGCCTTGGCGAAGGACTCCCCCGCAAAGGGCTGA
- a CDS encoding N-acetylneuraminate synthase family protein: MHSNRIRRIGNREVGPGRPTYVIGEIGINHNGDLGNALALIDAAADAGCDAVKFQKRTPEICTPRDQWDIERDTPWGRMTYIDYRHRVEFGEDEYRAIDEHCAQRGIDWFASPWDTEAVTFLEKFGVPTHKVASASLTDDELLRALRATGKTVILSTGMSTPQQIRHAVEVLGSENTVLLHATSTYPAKAEELNLRVINTLQDAYPNVPIGYSGHETGLQTTVAAVALGACAIERHITLDRAMWGSDQAASVEPGGLARLVRDIRTIETALGDGVKRVYDSELGPMKKLRRVPGVVAAEAAEGVTASA, from the coding sequence GTGCACAGCAACCGGATCCGCCGGATCGGAAACAGGGAGGTCGGCCCCGGCCGGCCCACCTACGTGATCGGCGAGATCGGGATCAACCACAACGGCGACCTCGGGAACGCCCTCGCGCTGATCGACGCGGCCGCCGACGCGGGCTGTGACGCGGTGAAGTTCCAGAAGCGCACGCCCGAGATATGCACGCCGCGCGACCAGTGGGACATCGAACGCGACACCCCCTGGGGCCGGATGACCTACATCGACTACCGCCACCGCGTCGAGTTCGGCGAGGACGAGTACCGCGCCATCGACGAGCACTGCGCCCAGCGCGGCATCGACTGGTTCGCCTCCCCCTGGGACACCGAGGCCGTCACCTTCCTGGAGAAGTTCGGCGTGCCCACCCACAAGGTCGCCTCCGCGTCCCTCACCGACGACGAGCTGCTCCGCGCGCTGCGCGCCACCGGCAAGACGGTCATCCTGTCGACCGGCATGTCCACGCCGCAGCAGATCCGACACGCCGTCGAGGTGCTGGGCAGCGAGAACACCGTCCTGCTGCACGCCACCTCCACCTACCCGGCGAAGGCGGAGGAGCTGAACCTGCGGGTCATCAACACCCTCCAGGACGCGTACCCGAACGTGCCGATCGGCTACTCCGGCCACGAGACCGGCCTCCAGACCACCGTCGCGGCCGTCGCCCTGGGCGCCTGCGCCATCGAGCGGCACATCACCCTCGACCGCGCGATGTGGGGCTCCGACCAGGCCGCCTCCGTCGAACCCGGCGGCCTCGCCCGCCTCGTGCGCGACATCCGCACCATCGAGACCGCCCTCGGCGACGGCGTCAAGCGCGTCTACGACTCCGAGCTCGGCCCGATGAAGAAGCTCCGCCGCGTCCCCGGCGTCGTCGCCGCCGAAGCCGCCGAAGGCGTGACGGCCTCGGCATGA
- a CDS encoding acylneuraminate cytidylyltransferase family protein: MNVTAVIPARGGSKGIPGKNVAEVGGVPLVARAVRACLGAAHVTRVVVSTDDEAIAAAARAAGAEVVERPTALGSDEASSESALLHALDRLEEGPARPVDVLVFVQCTSPFLTAEEVDACVLAVVRDGADSSFTAAPFHGFLWSTTPDAGPGHHAHGVNHDSASRPRRQDRTPEYLETGSVYAMRADGFRTHGHRFFGRVQLVPTAPERAIEIDEPGDLVRARALAPLLDAPPCGPAPAARQNPAAPSPPRPSQYLGKEL, encoded by the coding sequence GTGAACGTCACCGCCGTCATACCCGCCCGGGGCGGCTCCAAGGGCATCCCCGGGAAGAACGTCGCCGAGGTCGGCGGGGTCCCCCTCGTCGCCCGCGCCGTCCGCGCCTGCCTCGGCGCCGCCCACGTGACCCGGGTGGTGGTGTCCACCGACGACGAGGCCATCGCCGCGGCCGCCCGCGCCGCCGGCGCCGAGGTGGTCGAGCGTCCGACCGCGCTCGGCTCGGACGAGGCGTCCAGCGAATCCGCGCTGCTGCACGCACTCGACCGGCTGGAGGAAGGGCCCGCGCGGCCCGTGGACGTCCTGGTCTTCGTGCAGTGCACCAGTCCCTTCCTGACGGCCGAGGAGGTCGACGCGTGCGTCCTCGCCGTCGTCCGCGACGGCGCCGACAGCTCCTTCACCGCCGCGCCCTTCCACGGCTTCCTGTGGAGCACGACGCCGGACGCCGGCCCCGGGCACCACGCGCACGGCGTCAACCACGACAGCGCCTCCCGCCCGCGCCGCCAGGACCGTACGCCCGAGTACCTGGAGACGGGCTCCGTCTACGCCATGCGCGCCGACGGCTTCCGTACGCACGGCCACCGCTTCTTCGGACGCGTCCAGCTCGTGCCGACGGCCCCCGAGCGGGCCATCGAGATCGACGAACCGGGCGACCTCGTCCGGGCCCGCGCCCTCGCCCCCCTGCTGGACGCCCCGCCCTGCGGGCCGGCGCCGGCGGCGCGGCAGAACCCGGCGGCCCCGTCGCCGCCGCGACCCTCGCAGTACCTCGGAAAGGAACTCTGA
- a CDS encoding DUF6716 putative glycosyltransferase — protein sequence MRIHVLADSDTRWKWGAGLAVGLAPGSEVHAHMLRGRSTPTARQLAEVGISPASLTEATLAEFAADPELDRADLIILGTVGGATHAALHALAHRFAGAPRRPILMTGYVGVVYEKMADGLLLRAGADIVLANSPFDRRRFHDIYEPLGIPGSCIVQTALPFLDQRPYDMNRTHAEHPYTVCFAVQPSVPADRNGRLYMLRRAIAHARLRPGRDVLIKLRSKPGEATTHVEAYHYQALAEQLDEPLPPNLHFVYGNMSQTLDRTDLLVTVSSTAALESMHRGMPTAILSDLGVREIHGNHYFVGSGCVTDWSAIDEGAAPLAHESWTFDQGIRSADPFGELRARIVALRGAPLPPIAPYYTAESAPEYVGTLLRRRGLEPDGSPGAGAAAATRGSGPMRRTSRRVLRVAYRFGVQRVAPKIQQWGGV from the coding sequence GTGCGCATCCACGTGCTCGCCGACTCCGACACCCGCTGGAAATGGGGTGCGGGGCTCGCGGTGGGGCTGGCACCGGGCAGCGAGGTCCACGCCCACATGCTGCGCGGTCGGAGCACCCCGACGGCCCGCCAGCTGGCCGAGGTCGGCATCTCCCCCGCCTCCCTCACCGAGGCCACGCTCGCCGAGTTCGCGGCGGACCCGGAACTCGACAGGGCGGATCTGATCATCCTGGGCACCGTCGGCGGCGCCACCCACGCGGCCCTGCACGCGCTGGCCCACCGCTTCGCCGGCGCGCCGCGCCGGCCGATCCTGATGACCGGTTACGTCGGCGTGGTTTACGAGAAGATGGCCGACGGACTGCTGCTGCGCGCGGGCGCCGACATCGTCCTCGCGAACAGCCCGTTCGACCGACGTCGTTTCCACGACATATACGAGCCCCTCGGAATTCCCGGATCCTGCATCGTGCAGACCGCCCTGCCCTTTCTCGACCAGCGGCCCTACGACATGAACCGGACGCACGCCGAACACCCCTATACCGTGTGTTTCGCGGTCCAACCGTCCGTTCCCGCCGACCGAAACGGCCGCCTGTACATGCTGCGCCGCGCGATAGCCCACGCACGGTTGCGGCCCGGACGTGACGTCCTCATCAAACTCCGCAGCAAACCGGGCGAGGCCACCACCCATGTGGAGGCCTATCACTATCAGGCCCTCGCGGAACAACTCGACGAACCGCTGCCGCCCAACCTGCATTTCGTGTACGGCAACATGTCCCAGACCCTCGACCGCACCGACCTGCTGGTGACGGTCAGTTCCACGGCCGCCCTGGAATCGATGCACCGGGGCATGCCGACCGCGATACTGAGCGATCTCGGCGTACGGGAAATCCACGGCAACCACTATTTCGTCGGCTCGGGATGCGTCACCGACTGGTCGGCCATAGACGAGGGCGCCGCCCCCCTCGCGCACGAATCCTGGACGTTCGACCAGGGAATTCGATCCGCCGATCCCTTCGGTGAACTCCGCGCGCGGATCGTCGCGTTGCGCGGTGCGCCTTTGCCGCCGATAGCGCCCTACTACACGGCCGAAAGCGCCCCCGAATACGTCGGTACGCTGCTGCGCCGCCGCGGCCTCGAACCCGACGGCTCCCCCGGCGCGGGCGCGGCGGCGGCCACGCGCGGCTCCGGCCCGATGCGGCGCACCTCGCGCCGCGTGCTGAGGGTCGCGTACCGGTTCGGCGTCCAGCGCGTGGCCCCGAAGATCCAGCAGTGGGGCGGCGTATGA
- a CDS encoding glycosyltransferase family 2 protein, whose protein sequence is MVTLSVIVAMCDVRDYCRTALKSLALNAREDFEFIVVDDGSVDGTSEILQEMVPRIPGAVLIRNPGNLGISATRNIGLAAARGRFFTFLDGDDWYAPGYLAQLVGWMGQSGVDFLRTGHVRVYGRKRKIVMAPLAPRALPLDPADYIGPVDASTFMDYPQSWAGIYDRERLREVGALFFDETLRTAEDRPWFYKLHLRTRSFGVVDLHGVFYRRDVSTSLTKVADERQLDFLPAFRLIFEELAAHPRGYELSFKAMRTLCALIVIHMDRAESYEELTRTLLMERGAQLLEELPQDILEGTLAGMDSARVNKLRALISRHQGAAAR, encoded by the coding sequence ATGGTGACCCTTTCGGTAATCGTCGCGATGTGTGATGTCCGTGACTACTGCCGGACGGCGCTCAAATCCTTGGCGTTGAATGCCCGGGAGGATTTCGAGTTCATCGTCGTGGACGACGGATCCGTTGACGGGACGTCAGAGATACTCCAGGAGATGGTGCCCCGGATTCCCGGAGCCGTACTGATCCGAAATCCCGGGAATCTCGGCATATCGGCCACCCGCAACATCGGCCTCGCCGCCGCCCGGGGGCGTTTCTTCACCTTCCTCGACGGCGACGACTGGTATGCGCCCGGATATCTCGCGCAACTCGTCGGCTGGATGGGCCAGTCGGGCGTCGATTTCCTGCGCACCGGCCACGTCCGGGTGTACGGCAGGAAGCGGAAGATCGTCATGGCGCCCCTCGCCCCCCGCGCGCTTCCCCTCGACCCCGCCGACTACATCGGCCCCGTCGACGCCTCGACCTTCATGGACTACCCGCAGTCCTGGGCCGGCATCTACGACCGGGAGCGCCTGCGCGAGGTCGGAGCCCTCTTCTTCGACGAGACCCTGCGGACCGCAGAAGACCGCCCCTGGTTCTACAAGCTGCACCTGCGCACCCGGTCCTTCGGAGTCGTCGACCTCCACGGCGTCTTCTACCGACGCGATGTGTCGACTTCGCTCACCAAGGTCGCCGACGAGCGACAGCTGGACTTCCTCCCGGCCTTCCGACTGATTTTCGAAGAGCTCGCCGCCCACCCCCGCGGATATGAACTGTCGTTCAAGGCCATGCGAACTCTGTGCGCCCTCATCGTCATTCACATGGACCGGGCCGAGTCCTACGAGGAACTCACCCGGACCCTCCTGATGGAACGCGGCGCACAGCTCCTGGAGGAGCTTCCCCAGGACATCCTGGAGGGAACACTGGCAGGAATGGACTCCGCACGCGTGAACAAGCTCAGAGCGCTGATCTCCCGACACCAGGGCGCCGCCGCCCGATGA
- a CDS encoding alpha-2,8-polysialyltransferase family protein, whose product MTRIFAASTLYGAMTVAAALDAGQLGDDDRERVLLVCNNVDIPEVATPLHHMPGAAAVLKRFHRVVYWNDLIYPFHPALWSPRDEDAPLWRTVMAEKMGLRPGPLELVVESIQVKPAQTLCKIFSDATLAVYADGVMSYGPTRNDLHRGIHGRITRVLYLDLVPTLLPMLLTEYGIPSEPVHTGAVLKLIAEVTDECRPILERVIPPALAARGPETAVLLGQYLSPLGILTEEEEEELHLRMFHNALRLGFTSVVFKPHPSAPSSLADTLGEAAREAGVAFLVLDVPVLAETVFAHLAPRQVIGCFSTGLFTARALYGIPVAQIGALEVIRRMRPYANSNRIPATLTHALLPDLEAPTGATVDRVLDVEYIRSEVTPYVQAVGYCMQPKRYAFLREVAEAYVEAAVDQWEGRPELSMHFNERTRTRLDLPGPRTWKWRRGTGWTFLATRERGQDDVPFTDITLSGFASLVEAKDDRGILEVGARLLAEYENLDLLLGMAQAHSRRKEVDQAKRRIQRAIHISSDSGRALVWLRIAETAARLGKAGDDLRREAARNALRINPASPAAQRLVKPGRAGRK is encoded by the coding sequence ATGACCCGGATATTCGCCGCCTCCACCCTCTACGGCGCCATGACCGTCGCCGCCGCCCTCGACGCCGGCCAACTCGGCGACGACGACCGCGAACGCGTCCTGCTCGTGTGCAACAACGTCGACATCCCCGAAGTCGCCACACCCCTGCACCACATGCCCGGAGCCGCCGCCGTCCTCAAGCGCTTCCACCGCGTCGTCTACTGGAACGACCTGATCTACCCGTTCCACCCGGCCCTGTGGTCCCCCCGCGACGAGGACGCGCCCCTGTGGCGCACGGTCATGGCCGAGAAGATGGGCCTGCGCCCCGGCCCCCTGGAACTCGTCGTCGAGTCCATCCAGGTCAAACCCGCCCAGACCCTCTGCAAGATCTTCTCCGATGCCACCCTAGCCGTCTACGCCGACGGCGTCATGAGCTACGGCCCCACCCGCAACGACCTCCACCGCGGCATTCACGGCCGGATCACCCGCGTCCTCTACCTGGACCTGGTCCCGACCCTGCTGCCCATGCTCCTCACCGAGTACGGCATCCCCTCCGAGCCCGTGCACACCGGCGCCGTCCTCAAGCTGATCGCGGAGGTCACCGACGAGTGCCGGCCGATCCTGGAACGGGTGATCCCGCCGGCCCTGGCCGCGCGCGGCCCCGAGACCGCCGTCCTCCTCGGTCAGTACCTCTCCCCGCTCGGCATCCTCACCGAGGAGGAAGAGGAGGAGCTGCACCTGCGCATGTTCCACAACGCGCTGCGGCTCGGCTTCACCTCCGTCGTCTTCAAACCGCACCCCAGCGCCCCCTCCAGCCTCGCCGACACCCTCGGCGAGGCGGCCCGCGAGGCCGGCGTCGCCTTCCTCGTCCTGGACGTCCCCGTCCTCGCCGAGACGGTCTTCGCCCACCTCGCGCCCCGACAGGTCATCGGCTGCTTCTCGACCGGCCTGTTCACCGCCCGCGCCCTCTACGGCATCCCCGTCGCCCAGATCGGCGCGCTGGAGGTCATCCGCCGGATGCGCCCCTACGCCAACAGCAACCGCATCCCCGCCACCCTCACCCACGCCCTGCTGCCCGACCTGGAGGCCCCCACCGGCGCCACCGTCGACCGGGTGCTGGACGTCGAGTACATCCGCTCCGAGGTGACCCCCTACGTCCAGGCCGTCGGCTACTGCATGCAGCCCAAGCGGTACGCCTTCCTGCGCGAGGTCGCCGAGGCGTACGTGGAAGCCGCCGTCGACCAGTGGGAGGGCCGCCCCGAGCTGTCCATGCACTTCAACGAGCGCACCCGCACCCGCCTCGACCTGCCGGGCCCGCGCACCTGGAAGTGGCGGCGCGGCACGGGCTGGACCTTCCTCGCCACGCGCGAGCGCGGCCAGGACGACGTCCCGTTCACCGACATCACGCTCAGCGGGTTCGCCTCCCTCGTGGAGGCCAAGGACGACCGGGGCATCCTGGAGGTGGGCGCCCGCCTCCTCGCCGAGTACGAGAACCTCGACCTGCTCCTCGGCATGGCCCAGGCGCACAGCCGCCGCAAGGAGGTCGACCAGGCCAAGCGCCGGATCCAGCGCGCCATCCACATCTCCTCCGACAGCGGGCGGGCCCTGGTGTGGCTGCGGATCGCGGAGACCGCCGCGAGGCTGGGCAAGGCCGGCGACGACCTGCGCCGCGAGGCGGCCCGCAACGCCCTGCGCATCAACCCCGCGTCGCCCGCCGCCCAGCGCCTCGTCAAGCCGGGACGCGCCGGCCGCAAATGA